A region from the Jaculus jaculus isolate mJacJac1 chromosome 18, mJacJac1.mat.Y.cur, whole genome shotgun sequence genome encodes:
- the LOC123455813 gene encoding olfactory receptor 13A1-like: MSNQTPVTEFILQGFSEHPESQLLLFSCFFSLYSVALTGNVLIILAITCNPALHTPMYFLLLNLATMDIICTSSIMPKALKGLMSERNPISYGGCMAQLYFLTWSASSELLLLTVMAYDRYAAICHPLHYSSLMSTAVCGALAAGVWGLCAFNSAIHTALMTRLDFCGPNLITHFFCEAPPLLLLSCSSTYMNSVMIVLADAFYGIFNFLMTIVSYGFIISSILKMRTAEGKRKAFSTCSSHLLVVCMYYTAVFYAYISPVSSYSAEKSKVAGVLYTMLSPTLNPLIYTLRNKEVKAALRKLFPFLRN; this comes from the coding sequence ATGAGTAATCAGACGCCAGTGACGGAGTTCATCCTGCAGGGCTTTTCTGAGCACCCGGAGTCCCAGCTGCTCCTGTTCAGCTGTTTCTTCTCCCTCTACTCTGTGGCCCTCACGGGCAATGTGCTCATCATCTTGGCCATCACCTGCAACCCTGCGCTTCACACACCCATGTACTTTCTCCTGCTCAACTTGGCTACCATGGACATTATCTGTACCTCTTCCATCATGCCCAAGGCGCTGAAGGGTCTGATGTCAGAGAGGAACCCCATCTCCTACGGGGGCTGCATGGCTCAGCTCTACTTCCTTACGTGGTCTGCATCCTCCGAGCTGCTCCTCCTCACAGTCATGGCCTATGACCGCTACGCAGCCATCTGCCACCCCCTGCACTACAGCTCCCTCATGAGCACGGCGGTCTGCGGCGCCTTAGCTGCTGGGGTGTGGGGGCTCTGTGCCTTTAACTCTGCCATCCACACTGCCCTCATGACACGTCTGGATTTCTGTGGCCCCAATCTCATCACACACTTCTTCTGTGAGGCCCCTCCTCTGCTGCTTCTGTCCTGCAGCTCCACCTACATGAACAGTGTCATGATTGTCTTGGCTGATGCCTTCTATGGCATATTCAACTTCCTGATGACCATCGTGTCCTACGGCTTCATCATCTCCAGCATCCTGAAGATGCGCACTGCAGAGGGGAAGCGGAAAGCCTTCTCCACCTGCTCTTCCCACCTCCTCGTGGTGTGCATGTACTACACCGCCGTCTTCTACGCCTACATCAGTCCTGTGTCCAGCTACAGCGCGGAGAAGAGCAAGGTGGCTGGTGTGTTGTACACCATGCTGAGCCCTACCCTCAACCCCCTCATCTACACTTTGAGAAACAAGGAGGTCAAAGCAGCCCTCAGGAAGCTGTTTCCTTTCCTCAGGAATTGA